The following are from one region of the Anaeropeptidivorans aminofermentans genome:
- a CDS encoding methyl-accepting chemotaxis protein yields the protein MPNAIKESHWFCITGDGRFIKQQKGYENALLPSNDDSPSNHHKGDSIMKSIQKKISIFIISLIFLTSLMIAALSLWIFYQNTITQLEEDTQALATAYSLTIKQQIQGFKEQLEVAASLEGITSENIDERNALLQQLAETTGFEYFALADSYGQTTRNSDISEREYFKKALEGSTYISSPLVNKVDGSVTIMMATPIRNGGEYQGVLYGGILYDVFSQVINDIRIGNGGYAFVIDRTGTVVAHPDSTLVAEMKNFIEIAKEDHSYIPLADVLSQMINGESNVDFADFGGEDRLYAFTPVDTQEGWAISVSVPITQITSGIYHTIFLCIIAVAILLVIGIISALQFARSITRPIIAVTQRLELLAEGDLNSQIPTVRGKDEMARLSTALGATVTELNSYIGDISYVLSAMANNDFTVTSAVTYKGEFIPIQKALYEISNALKQTLLTISSSTEQVSLGAKHVASGAQALATGATEQAASIEELNSLITEIAGQAKDNAANVKIATEYVDKAVEGIYAGNMHMEHLTQAMTEIGQASNKIVSITKAIEDVAFQTNILALNATIEAARAGSAGKGFAVVADEVRSLAVKSAQAANQTAKLIGSSVETIAKGTEITAQTAKILNEAGESAAQITESFSKIEQASFQQTAGIEQINIGLSQISSVVQTNAATAEENSATSEEMSAQAVTLNQELSKFKLDTEPRQSNSYTGLY from the coding sequence ATGCCTAACGCGATAAAAGAATCGCATTGGTTCTGTATTACAGGGGACGGCAGGTTTATAAAGCAGCAGAAGGGATATGAAAATGCACTGCTGCCGTCAAATGATGACAGTCCAAGTAACCACCATAAAGGAGATTCCATAATGAAGTCTATCCAAAAGAAAATCAGTATTTTCATCATTTCTCTCATTTTTCTTACATCCCTTATGATAGCGGCTCTCAGCCTATGGATTTTTTATCAGAATACAATCACACAGCTTGAAGAAGATACCCAAGCACTTGCCACAGCATACAGCTTAACCATTAAGCAGCAGATACAAGGGTTTAAAGAACAGCTGGAAGTTGCAGCTTCTTTAGAAGGCATTACAAGCGAGAATATCGATGAACGGAATGCCTTGCTTCAGCAGCTTGCAGAAACAACCGGATTTGAATATTTCGCCCTGGCAGATAGCTATGGTCAAACCACCAGAAACAGCGATATTTCCGAGCGTGAATATTTTAAAAAGGCTTTAGAGGGTTCGACCTATATATCCAGCCCCCTTGTGAACAAAGTGGATGGCAGTGTGACCATTATGATGGCTACGCCCATTAGAAACGGCGGGGAATATCAAGGGGTTTTATATGGCGGTATTCTTTATGACGTCTTCAGCCAAGTCATTAATGATATTCGAATCGGAAACGGCGGGTATGCCTTTGTTATCGATAGAACAGGTACAGTTGTTGCACACCCTGACAGCACTTTGGTTGCCGAAATGAAAAATTTCATCGAAATTGCCAAGGAAGACCATTCCTATATCCCTCTGGCCGATGTGCTTAGCCAAATGATAAACGGTGAAAGCAATGTGGACTTTGCAGACTTTGGGGGAGAAGACAGGCTGTATGCCTTTACCCCTGTGGATACCCAAGAGGGTTGGGCGATTTCCGTCTCTGTGCCTATCACTCAAATTACAAGCGGTATTTATCACACCATATTTCTTTGTATAATTGCTGTGGCTATATTGCTTGTTATTGGCATTATATCTGCATTGCAGTTTGCTCGTTCTATTACAAGGCCTATTATTGCAGTTACACAGCGTCTTGAGCTTCTGGCTGAGGGAGACCTGAACTCACAGATCCCTACTGTCAGAGGAAAAGACGAGATGGCTCGCCTATCAACGGCTCTGGGAGCGACGGTAACAGAATTAAATAGCTATATAGGAGATATTTCTTATGTTCTTTCTGCCATGGCAAATAATGATTTTACCGTAACCAGCGCTGTTACATATAAAGGAGAATTTATTCCCATTCAGAAAGCTCTTTATGAGATTTCCAATGCTTTAAAGCAAACGCTCTTAACCATCAGCTCTTCTACGGAGCAGGTGAGCCTTGGCGCCAAGCATGTAGCAAGCGGTGCTCAGGCGCTGGCAACAGGTGCGACCGAACAAGCGGCTTCTATTGAAGAATTAAACAGCCTGATTACAGAGATTGCCGGTCAGGCCAAGGATAATGCAGCAAATGTAAAAATTGCTACAGAATATGTAGATAAGGCGGTTGAAGGCATCTACGCAGGCAACATGCATATGGAGCATCTTACCCAGGCCATGACAGAGATCGGCCAAGCGTCTAATAAGATTGTCAGCATCACCAAAGCTATTGAAGATGTTGCTTTCCAGACGAATATTCTTGCGCTTAACGCCACCATTGAAGCGGCCCGTGCAGGAAGCGCCGGCAAAGGCTTTGCCGTGGTTGCCGATGAAGTGCGCAGCCTTGCCGTTAAATCGGCGCAGGCCGCCAACCAAACTGCAAAACTCATTGGAAGCTCTGTAGAAACCATTGCCAAAGGCACTGAAATAACTGCACAAACAGCCAAGATTCTAAATGAAGCAGGGGAAAGCGCCGCTCAGATTACCGAGAGTTTTTCTAAAATTGAGCAAGCATCTTTCCAACAGACGGCAGGTATTGAGCAGATAAATATAGGGCTTTCCCAAATTTCCTCTGTTGTTCAGACAAATGCTGCCACAGCAGAAGAAAATTCCGCAACCAGTGAGGAGATGTCCGCTCAGGCTGTTACCTTAAACCAAGAACTTAGCAAGTTTAAGCTGGATACAGAGCCTAGGCAAAGCAATTCCTATACTGGACTCTACTAA
- a CDS encoding collagen-like domain-containing protein, with the protein MSPVGPVGPVSPVGPVSPVGPVSPVGPVSPVGPVAPSGPVGPVSPVGPVGPSGPVGPVSPVGPVAPSDPVGPVSPVGPVGPSGPVGPVSPVGPVGPVSPVGPVAPSGPVGPVSPVGPIGPSGPVGPVSPVGPVGPVGPVSPVGPVGPSGPVGPVSPVGPVGPVSPVGPVAPSGPVGPVSPVGPVGPVGPVGVVSSIVTIAEPSVTVISSVVDWKIKFSPNPTVAVPTGPITLKRVSPASKAPVGPVGPVGPVGPVAPSAPAGPVGPVGPVGPVAPSAPVGPVGPVGPVAPSAPAGPVGPVAPAAPAGPIGPVGPVAPSAPAGPVGPVAPSAPAGPVGPVAPAAPAGPVGPAGPVGPIAPAGP; encoded by the coding sequence GTGTCACCAGTAGGTCCAGTAGGTCCAGTATCACCAGTAGGTCCAGTATCACCCGTCGGTCCAGTGTCACCAGTAGGTCCAGTATCACCAGTCGGTCCGGTAGCACCCTCAGGTCCAGTAGGTCCAGTATCGCCAGTCGGCCCTGTAGGTCCTTCGGGTCCCGTAGGCCCAGTGTCACCAGTAGGTCCGGTAGCACCCTCAGATCCCGTCGGTCCAGTATCACCAGTCGGCCCTGTAGGTCCCTCAGGTCCCGTAGGTCCAGTGTCACCAGTGGGTCCAGTCGGTCCAGTATCACCAGTCGGTCCTGTAGCACCTTCAGGTCCAGTCGGACCAGTGTCACCAGTCGGTCCAATCGGTCCTTCAGGTCCCGTAGGCCCAGTGTCACCAGTCGGTCCTGTAGGTCCCGTAGGCCCAGTGTCACCAGTCGGTCCTGTAGGTCCCTCAGGTCCCGTAGGCCCAGTGTCACCAGTCGGTCCAGTCGGTCCAGTATCACCAGTCGGTCCGGTAGCACCCTCAGGTCCTGTAGGTCCAGTATCACCAGTCGGTCCAGTGGGTCCTGTAGGACCGGTAGGGGTAGTGTCTTCGATTGTTACAATTGCAGAGCCTTCAGTCACAGTAATATCCAGTGTTGTGGATTGGAAGATTAAATTCTCACCAAATCCTACAGTGGCTGTTCCTACGGGACCAATTACGTTAAAAAGAGTTTCTCCTGCATCAAAAGCTCCAGTCGGTCCAGTGGGTCCCGTCGGTCCGGTAGGTCCGGTAGCGCCGTCGGCACCGGCAGGTCCAGTCGGTCCGGTAGGTCCAGTGGGTCCGGTAGCACCATCGGCACCGGTAGGTCCGGTAGGTCCAGTAGGTCCCGTAGCGCCGTCAGCGCCGGCAGGTCCGGTAGGTCCCGTAGCGCCAGCAGCACCAGCGGGTCCGATAGGTCCGGTAGGTCCCGTAGCGCCGTCAGCACCCGCAGGTCCAGTGGGTCCCGTAGCGCCGTCAGCACCGGCAGGTCCAGTGGGTCCCGTAGCGCCAGCAGCACCAGCGGGTCCGGTCGGTCCCGCAGGTCCAGTGGGTCCTATAGCTCCAGCAGGTCCTTGA
- a CDS encoding homocysteine S-methyltransferase family protein: MSLQRKIGKEILFFDGAMGSMIQKHNFTVPPEILNISNPQIITDIHEKYIEAGSDIISTNTFGAYSHKFGNLEQIISRAIINAKAAVLKSKKEVYIALDMGPSGKLLKPLGDLEFSDAYEIFKETAILGEKYGADLVILETFSDTYEAKAAILAIKENTNLPIFCTMTFDENQKTLTGGDVLTMVSLLEGLGVDALGINCGLGPKQIEPMVKEILKYSSIPVMIQPNAGLPKSVNGKTVYDLDAEEFSESMKRMCMEGALILGGCCGTTPEYIQKTVEKCKLLTPVSLSEKEYTFISSGSRHLLLGREPLIIGERINPTGKKKLKEALINKDMDMILQEAIDQKEAGAHILDVNMGLPEINEVEYIVDSVKAIQAISDLPLQIDSSTPEVIEAALRVYNGKPLINSVSGKKESMEKIFPLVKKYGGVVIGLVIDENGIPETAEARYDVAKKIIDTAEEYGIKRKNIVIDPLTLTVSAQQKEAIETLTALRNIKQGLNVKTILGVSNVSFGIPNRQSVNSTFFALALQAGLDLCIINPLSDLMMGTYRAYKIFAGLDENCREYISCYSDKAIVTDTVKNTSRKASVSFSPLEECVVKGLKDIAYIETKKLLETTEPFDIINSHIVTALDYVGSNFETGKMFLPQLIMSAESAKRSFDAIKEHMDKQGKKTELKGKIVLATVFGDSHDIGKNIVKAILENYGYEIIDLGKDVPIETVVSSVVENDIKLVGLSALMTTTVVNMEKTIEKVKEVMPQCKIMVGGAVLNEDYAKMINADFYAKDALSAIPIAKEIFGK, from the coding sequence ATGAGTCTGCAAAGAAAAATAGGAAAAGAAATTTTGTTTTTTGACGGTGCCATGGGTTCCATGATACAAAAGCATAATTTTACCGTTCCCCCTGAAATATTAAACATATCAAACCCTCAGATCATCACTGATATTCATGAAAAATATATAGAAGCCGGTTCCGATATCATCAGCACAAATACCTTCGGCGCATACAGCCATAAATTCGGAAACCTGGAACAAATCATTTCCCGGGCCATAATAAATGCAAAAGCTGCCGTATTAAAAAGCAAAAAGGAAGTTTACATTGCTCTTGATATGGGCCCAAGCGGAAAGCTTCTAAAGCCCCTTGGGGATTTGGAATTTTCAGATGCCTATGAAATTTTTAAAGAAACCGCCATTCTCGGCGAAAAATACGGTGCAGACCTTGTCATTCTTGAAACCTTCTCCGATACTTATGAAGCAAAGGCCGCTATTCTTGCAATAAAAGAAAATACCAACCTGCCTATATTCTGTACGATGACCTTTGATGAAAATCAAAAGACGCTTACAGGGGGCGATGTTTTAACCATGGTATCCCTTCTCGAAGGCTTAGGTGTAGACGCTTTGGGCATAAACTGCGGCCTTGGCCCGAAGCAAATAGAGCCTATGGTAAAGGAAATATTGAAATACAGCTCTATTCCCGTCATGATTCAGCCAAACGCAGGCCTTCCCAAATCAGTAAACGGAAAAACCGTATACGACCTTGATGCGGAAGAATTCTCCGAAAGCATGAAAAGAATGTGTATGGAAGGCGCCCTCATATTAGGCGGCTGCTGCGGAACCACCCCTGAATACATTCAAAAAACCGTTGAAAAATGTAAGCTCCTCACTCCCGTTTCCCTTTCGGAAAAAGAATATACCTTCATAAGCAGCGGAAGCCGTCATCTTTTACTTGGCAGAGAACCCCTTATTATAGGTGAAAGAATAAACCCCACCGGTAAGAAAAAGTTAAAAGAAGCCCTCATCAATAAAGATATGGATATGATTTTGCAAGAAGCTATTGACCAGAAGGAGGCCGGCGCTCATATTCTCGACGTCAATATGGGTCTTCCCGAAATAAATGAAGTTGAATATATCGTCGATTCTGTAAAGGCTATTCAGGCAATATCCGACCTTCCTTTACAAATAGACTCTTCAACCCCCGAGGTTATAGAAGCCGCCCTTCGTGTGTATAACGGCAAGCCCCTTATAAATTCCGTATCAGGGAAGAAAGAATCCATGGAAAAAATATTCCCTCTGGTAAAAAAATACGGCGGTGTGGTGATAGGCCTCGTAATCGATGAAAACGGCATTCCTGAAACTGCTGAAGCACGCTATGACGTCGCTAAAAAAATAATAGACACCGCCGAAGAATACGGGATTAAACGTAAAAACATTGTGATAGACCCTCTTACCTTAACCGTAAGCGCTCAGCAGAAAGAAGCTATAGAGACCCTTACTGCATTAAGAAACATTAAACAAGGATTAAATGTAAAAACCATCCTTGGAGTTTCAAACGTATCCTTCGGAATCCCCAACAGGCAATCGGTAAATTCTACCTTTTTTGCATTGGCTCTTCAAGCAGGCCTTGATTTGTGTATTATAAACCCTCTTTCCGACCTTATGATGGGCACCTACAGAGCTTATAAAATATTTGCGGGCCTTGACGAAAACTGCCGTGAATATATAAGCTGCTATTCCGATAAAGCGATTGTAACCGATACTGTTAAAAATACAAGCAGGAAAGCATCGGTATCTTTTTCCCCCTTAGAAGAATGCGTAGTGAAAGGTCTTAAAGATATCGCCTACATCGAAACAAAGAAGCTTCTGGAAACAACGGAGCCTTTTGACATCATAAATTCTCATATTGTTACTGCCCTTGATTATGTAGGCTCTAATTTTGAAACGGGAAAAATGTTTCTTCCCCAGCTTATTATGAGCGCTGAAAGCGCAAAACGCTCCTTTGACGCCATAAAAGAGCATATGGATAAGCAGGGAAAGAAAACAGAGCTTAAAGGCAAAATAGTTCTTGCCACAGTTTTCGGCGACAGCCACGACATCGGCAAAAACATCGTTAAGGCAATCCTTGAAAACTACGGCTACGAAATTATAGATTTAGGCAAAGACGTTCCTATAGAAACGGTGGTTTCAAGTGTCGTTGAAAATGATATTAAGCTTGTAGGATTAAGTGCATTAATGACAACAACCGTAGTAAATATGGAAAAAACCATAGAAAAAGTTAAAGAAGTAATGCCCCAGTGCAAAATCATGGTAGGCGGAGCCGTACTGAACGAAGACTATGCTAAAATGATAAATGCCGATTTCTATGCGAAAGATGCTTTAAGTGCAATTCCCATAGCAAAAGAAATATTCGGAAAATAA
- a CDS encoding DUF6762 family protein, whose translation MEDTVIVIMLKNPETGFLESEIGSYKIADDDELIYNIFAVEENGSVKTHIKLTIDKEIEDWEYSAIFDYYDTEIFEAIGVSAQEDDNGYDPMWEIVFDFDDNIAVMEERISNILKMHKSELSDVYAAIKDLKEEYTD comes from the coding sequence ATGGAGGATACAGTAATAGTAATTATGCTTAAAAATCCGGAAACGGGTTTTTTGGAAAGCGAAATAGGAAGCTATAAAATAGCTGATGATGATGAGCTGATATATAATATTTTTGCAGTTGAAGAAAATGGTAGTGTAAAAACCCATATAAAGCTTACAATAGATAAAGAAATAGAAGATTGGGAATACTCAGCCATATTCGACTATTACGATACAGAGATATTCGAAGCAATCGGCGTAAGCGCCCAGGAAGATGACAACGGTTATGACCCCATGTGGGAGATCGTGTTTGATTTTGATGATAATATTGCTGTAATGGAGGAAAGAATATCCAATATTCTTAAAATGCATAAATCGGAGCTTTCAGACGTTTATGCGGCCATAAAAGACTTGAAGGAAGAGTATACCGATTGA
- a CDS encoding M15 family metallopeptidase, which translates to MNKENKFKLPRAFAFIAVFIFMAETAYGKDFKIEGLETALWLQKEPFWDIDYIKEEKDSSQEDRSFYLTLVNRENVLDKSFGPEKTMVISDYIKHTKSPIVIEEEAGQKLILMFDAMKEDGFKNIAVVSGYRSYEYQEDLHKKQVKKHKKYPKDEAIRRASKIVAPAGCSEHQTGLAVDVSTSAVGYELNEAFEETEDYRWLRENSYKFGYIVRYTKEKRHITGVIYEPWHLRYVGEEAAKEIVEKSLCFEEYCEMLNGKDLIPNNQ; encoded by the coding sequence ATGAATAAAGAAAATAAGTTTAAGCTTCCAAGGGCTTTTGCTTTCATTGCAGTATTTATTTTTATGGCGGAAACGGCATATGGTAAAGACTTTAAAATCGAAGGATTAGAAACTGCATTATGGCTTCAAAAAGAGCCTTTTTGGGATATAGATTATATAAAAGAAGAAAAAGACAGTTCTCAGGAAGATAGAAGTTTTTATTTGACCCTTGTCAACAGAGAAAATGTTTTAGATAAGTCTTTCGGACCTGAAAAAACCATGGTAATATCCGACTATATTAAGCACACAAAATCCCCTATAGTAATTGAAGAAGAAGCGGGGCAAAAGCTTATTCTTATGTTTGATGCAATGAAAGAAGACGGATTTAAGAATATAGCCGTTGTAAGCGGATACAGAAGCTATGAATATCAGGAAGATCTCCATAAAAAGCAAGTAAAAAAACATAAAAAATATCCGAAGGACGAAGCTATCCGAAGGGCGTCAAAGATTGTTGCGCCTGCCGGCTGCAGCGAGCATCAGACAGGGCTTGCGGTAGATGTTTCAACAAGTGCCGTAGGGTACGAATTAAATGAAGCCTTTGAAGAAACTGAGGACTATAGATGGTTAAGGGAAAACTCTTATAAATTCGGCTATATCGTTCGTTATACAAAGGAAAAAAGGCATATTACAGGGGTAATATATGAGCCGTGGCACCTTAGATACGTAGGAGAAGAAGCGGCAAAGGAAATCGTTGAAAAGAGCCTTTGCTTTGAGGAATACTGCGAGATGCTTAACGGCAAAGATTTAATACCGAATAATCAGTAA
- the ftsH gene encoding ATP-dependent zinc metalloprotease FtsH produces the protein MDKDNNRNKKPGGSKNNGDFNIFNLLILGLVFTVLVNMGVNSIFTKKMEEISYDSFVTLVKEDLIKSVQVKDDRYLIELKEDVKKGTVEGIIYSGSKDVGTFISNLMLEQLEKSESVQKASEEIINRDIDLRIELISNLSVILARSAAISDEPMEPKTFYTGAVYYPEIIDLMLSKNVNFRRPIADTNPVMTFVVDWVLPFGFIYFLFYLVMRSMSKRMGSGGSGFMNIGKSSAKMYNMEKKTGITFDDVAGQEEAKESLTEIIDFLHHPEKYAEIGAKQPKGALLVGPPGTGKTLLAKAVAGEANVPFFSLTGSEFVEMYVGVGASRVRDLFKTANQHAPCIIFIDEIDAIGKSRDNQIGGNDEREQTLNQLLSEMDGFDTSKGIVILAATNRPEILDKALLRPGRFDRRVIVEKPDLAGREAILLVHARKVKLDEDVSLKQIALATSGAAGADLANMINEAALRAVRLGRNKIKQEDLMEAVEVVIAGKEKKDRILSMKEKRLVAFHEVGHALAAALQKNTQPVQKITIVPRTMGSLGYVMQMPEEEKFLMTKEEFLSEITVLLGGRAAEEIMFNTSTTGASNDIERATKMARSMVAQYGMSDTFGVMGLESIQSRYLDGRPVATCSSETEAERDKEIKKILDSCYEKAVTILRENKEVITAIAEFLLKKESISGEEFMTILKEQKPDFVERKPEDKKE, from the coding sequence ATGGATAAAGACAATAATCGAAACAAAAAGCCCGGAGGCTCTAAAAATAACGGTGATTTTAATATATTTAATTTACTTATTTTAGGTCTTGTGTTTACTGTTTTAGTAAACATGGGGGTTAATTCAATTTTTACAAAGAAAATGGAAGAAATAAGCTACGACAGCTTCGTTACTCTTGTGAAGGAAGACCTTATTAAATCCGTTCAGGTAAAAGACGACAGATATTTAATAGAGCTTAAAGAAGATGTTAAGAAGGGTACCGTTGAGGGCATTATATATTCCGGCAGCAAGGACGTAGGAACATTTATCTCTAACCTTATGCTTGAGCAGCTTGAAAAATCCGAAAGCGTTCAGAAAGCTTCGGAAGAAATCATCAATAGGGATATTGACCTTAGAATAGAGCTTATATCTAATTTATCCGTAATACTTGCAAGAAGTGCCGCCATTTCGGATGAACCTATGGAGCCGAAGACATTTTATACAGGGGCTGTGTATTATCCGGAGATCATCGACCTGATGCTTTCAAAAAACGTGAATTTCAGAAGGCCTATCGCTGATACAAACCCTGTTATGACTTTTGTTGTAGATTGGGTTCTGCCCTTTGGCTTTATATATTTTCTTTTCTATTTAGTAATGCGGAGCATGTCAAAGAGAATGGGCAGCGGCGGCAGCGGATTCATGAACATTGGAAAGTCAAGCGCCAAAATGTATAATATGGAAAAGAAAACGGGCATAACCTTTGACGATGTAGCAGGGCAGGAAGAGGCTAAAGAAAGCCTTACAGAAATAATAGACTTTCTTCACCATCCTGAAAAATACGCAGAAATCGGAGCCAAACAGCCTAAAGGTGCTTTACTTGTAGGCCCCCCGGGCACAGGTAAAACCCTTCTTGCGAAAGCTGTTGCAGGAGAAGCAAATGTTCCTTTTTTCTCGCTTACAGGCTCAGAATTCGTTGAAATGTATGTAGGCGTTGGCGCTTCAAGAGTAAGGGACCTTTTTAAAACAGCAAATCAACATGCCCCCTGTATTATATTTATAGATGAGATTGATGCCATCGGGAAATCAAGAGATAACCAAATTGGCGGAAATGATGAAAGAGAACAGACCTTGAACCAGCTTTTATCAGAAATGGACGGGTTTGATACTTCGAAAGGTATTGTTATTCTTGCGGCCACCAACAGGCCTGAAATACTCGACAAGGCTCTTTTAAGGCCGGGCCGCTTTGACAGAAGAGTTATAGTAGAAAAGCCCGACCTTGCCGGAAGAGAAGCCATTCTTCTTGTTCACGCAAGAAAGGTTAAGCTTGACGAGGATGTAAGCCTTAAGCAGATTGCTCTTGCCACAAGCGGAGCCGCCGGAGCGGATTTAGCCAATATGATAAATGAAGCTGCCCTTAGAGCAGTCCGTTTAGGCAGAAACAAAATTAAGCAGGAAGACCTTATGGAAGCCGTTGAAGTAGTAATAGCCGGAAAAGAAAAGAAGGACAGAATCCTTTCAATGAAGGAAAAAAGACTTGTTGCTTTTCATGAGGTAGGCCACGCTTTGGCCGCCGCCCTTCAAAAGAACACCCAGCCTGTTCAGAAAATAACCATCGTTCCAAGGACTATGGGCTCTTTGGGGTATGTTATGCAAATGCCTGAGGAAGAAAAGTTTCTTATGACAAAGGAAGAATTCCTTTCTGAAATAACTGTGCTTTTAGGCGGAAGAGCAGCAGAAGAAATAATGTTTAATACCTCCACCACAGGAGCCTCTAACGATATAGAAAGAGCCACTAAAATGGCAAGGAGCATGGTAGCTCAATACGGAATGAGTGATACCTTCGGGGTTATGGGTCTTGAAAGTATTCAAAGCAGATACCTTGACGGAAGACCCGTTGCCACCTGTTCAAGCGAAACAGAAGCGGAGAGGGATAAAGAAATTAAGAAAATCCTTGATTCCTGCTATGAAAAGGCAGTTACCATTTTAAGAGAAAATAAAGAAGTTATTACTGCCATTGCTGAATTCCTTCTTAAAAAGGAAAGCATATCAGGAGAAGAATTTATGACTATTTTGAAAGAGCAAAAGCCTGATTTTGTTGAAAGAAAGCCGGAAGATAAAAAAGAATAA